The DNA sequence CCCCGGCATCAGCGTTCGGCCGTTACCGGCAATCCTGAGCGCACCTTCGGCCGCGATGGGGTCCGTCGAAATTCGCTTAATCAGCTTGCCTTCGACCAGCACGTTGGACGGAGCCGAAAGTGCTGCCCCCTTCCCGTCGAAAATCCGCACGCCCTCAAACAGGATGTCCTCGGCTGCGGCGATCTGACAGGAGGCGAGCAGAAAGGCCGCGGCCAGCCACCTGGCTGCGGCGGGTATGGCTGAGAGAGATCGCGACCGCGTCGAGCGCGTAGACCGGTCACAATCGGACCGGACGTGTCCATGCCGTTCCATAGATCCGCCAAACATGGCCGCATTCCTGCTTCAGGAGGGAAACCGGGCGAAGGAAGTGTCGGCCCACACGTTCTGGCTGTCAAGACGCGATGCTTTGGCGAGCGTCGCGGAAACAACGCTCAAGCAGGAACGCGCATCGTCGCTACACCCCTCCCCGGGAAGAACTGGCTTGAAACGACTGGGGATGCGCGGCACAGGCCGGCGCATCCCCGAAAAAACACTGTCGCTGACGCCGGATTGCCCCAAAGCGTCTGATGGCGGCCTTAGACCAGATTGGTCTCGACATTGATGTTGCCGCGGGTCGCCTTGGAGTACGGGCAGATCTCGTGGGCGGCGTGGATCAGCTCGTGGGCAACGTCGCGATCGAGGCCGGCCAGGCTGACGTTGAGGCGTGCGCTGAGGAAGTAGGAACCGTCATCGACGCTGAGATTGATGTCGGTCTCGACTTCGGGGCCGGCCGGGAGCTTCACCTTGCGCTGCAGTGCGGCAAGCTCGATCGCGCCGATGTAACAGGCCGACCATGCGGCGCCGAACAGGTTTTCCGCGGCCGGATGCGGCTGCGACAGCTTGAGCTCAAGCGTACCGTCGCTGCTGCGGGTGCCGCCATTGCGGCCGCCGGTGTTGTGGGTCTTGCCGGTGAATACGAGCTTTGCGGTCATGTCATTTCCTCTCTGTTTGATTTTTAATCGTATCCGCTTCAATCGGATGCGATGTATATAGATGAAGTGGAATGCGCCGTCAACACCATTGCGATTTAATCGGATACGATTTATATTAAGTACAGATACGGAAAGAGAAAAAAAAGGAGATCCCATGCCCACCTCCAAGACTGCGAGCCCTGAGACCACGCCTGCAAAGGGCGGCAAGAAGCTCTCCAACTTCCTGTGCTTTGCGATCTATTCCGCAAACCTCGCCTTCGGCCGCGCCTACAAGCCCCTGCTCGACAAGCTGGGCCTGACCTATACCCAGTACGTGACCCTGGTGGCACTCTCGGAAGAAGACGACCAGACGGTCAGCATGCTCGGTGAAAAGCTGTTCCTGGAATCGAACACGCTGACGCCGATCCTCAAGAAGCTCGAGGCCGACGGCTACCTGCAGCGCCGGCGCGATCCCTCGGACGAGCGGCAGGTACGCCTGACGTTGACGCCGGCCGGCCGCGAGCTGGTGGATGCCGATCCCGGTTCGGCACTCCTTGATGCCACCGGCCTCGGCGACGACTTTCCGGTCGTGCAGCAATCGGTTGCGACCCTGCGTGACAACCTGCTGCGCTCCACCCAGCCTGGATCCCGCAAGGAATAGCTTCGCCCCACTCCGGGAGACGTCACCGAAAGGGCGGCCGGTGGCCGCCCTTTTCATTTTACCGATCGAGTCACCATCGGCGCTAGGCCACCTGGCGCTTGCGCGGCTCCATCATCTCGGCCGCCTTGGCATAGCCGCCGTCCATGCCATCCAGAAAATGCAAGTGCGCATCCGGCCGGGCTGATGGAACCAGGCAGGTCATCAGCGCATGCGATTGCCGGTGCAGCCCGAAATTGACCTCACCCCTTGCCCTTGCCGCAAGGAGGATCGCTTCGGCCCGATCGATCTGCCCGACAGCGGCGTCCACCGTCAGGCGAAGACCGTCGTCGTATTTGCGGAAGTCCGAATTGGCGGCAACGCCCAGCCAGCGCTCCGGCGCGATATGGACCCGCTCATCCTTCGGCACGCCCATTTCCGTGGGCAGCGGATGCGACTGCCGCGGCGCCTCGTCAAAGACGGCCATCACATCTCTCGCAAGCTCCGCAAAGCGCTCGGGCGCCACAGCGTCCGTCGGCTCGACCAGCAGCGACAGGATCTGCCCGTGCCGGCTCGGAAACGGCCGCCACTCGCAGGCAAGCCCCGTCAGATCCGGTTCGGTGCCGTCCCGGTCCGGCTCGAGCTGGTAGCGCCCGTTCTTCAGCTGCTGCTCCGCCCATTTGAGCCCGCCGCCGGCAAACATCGCGTAAGTGGCGTCTTGCGAAGCGGCGTAGCGTGCGATCTTCACGTCCTGCCCGTTGGCGCGGATTTCCCGGACCGTCAGAAGGCCGACGCGAAGGTCGAGGCGAAATCGATCCTTCACGAAGGCCGCAATCTGCCTGAGCGCCGCGGTTGCCGTCATCTCCCCCTCGGGCGGCAGCGCCAAGGCGGCGCCATCGCCACGAAAGACGAAGGGGAAATCGAAATTTCCCCAGGCATTGCCGATCGCCGCGATGGCCGAGGCGCCGGTATAGTTGACGTCCTCGTAGCGCCCGGACCTGATTGCCCCGGTGGAGTCGACGACATCGGTGATCCCCACCAGCCAATCGTCGGGCAACGGCTGATAGGCATCCAGGTCCAGCACCAGCGAAAACTCGCTATAGGCCTGCACGCGTTGGGGTTCGAACTGCATCAGCTTCCTCCAGTCGACGGACTGATCGCCACAGCCGGGGCGCTTCGCCAGGGATGCCGGAGCGCCTGCGGGCACAACGCCATCCATGGGCTGCTGCCCCACATTAAGTCGGATGCGATATAAATACCGGAACACGCAATGTCAATACAATGCGATTTAATCGGATACGATAATAGTCGCGGGGAAGATAGCTATACCAAAGCGTGGGTATCCTGGCGGATTGCCGCGGGGCTCTGGTGTCGCCCGATGGTTTCGAAGAACGCGCTCACGCGATCGCGGTGATTTCCAGCTCCTGCTCGCCGACGCTCATGACATCGCCGACCGCCTTGCCCATGAGGATTCTCGCCACGGGCGAGAC is a window from the Ensifer adhaerens genome containing:
- a CDS encoding Ohr family peroxiredoxin, with translation MTAKLVFTGKTHNTGGRNGGTRSSDGTLELKLSQPHPAAENLFGAAWSACYIGAIELAALQRKVKLPAGPEVETDINLSVDDGSYFLSARLNVSLAGLDRDVAHELIHAAHEICPYSKATRGNINVETNLV
- a CDS encoding DUF3095 family protein, which produces MQFEPQRVQAYSEFSLVLDLDAYQPLPDDWLVGITDVVDSTGAIRSGRYEDVNYTGASAIAAIGNAWGNFDFPFVFRGDGAALALPPEGEMTATAALRQIAAFVKDRFRLDLRVGLLTVREIRANGQDVKIARYAASQDATYAMFAGGGLKWAEQQLKNGRYQLEPDRDGTEPDLTGLACEWRPFPSRHGQILSLLVEPTDAVAPERFAELARDVMAVFDEAPRQSHPLPTEMGVPKDERVHIAPERWLGVAANSDFRKYDDGLRLTVDAAVGQIDRAEAILLAARARGEVNFGLHRQSHALMTCLVPSARPDAHLHFLDGMDGGYAKAAEMMEPRKRQVA
- a CDS encoding MarR family winged helix-turn-helix transcriptional regulator, with protein sequence MPTSKTASPETTPAKGGKKLSNFLCFAIYSANLAFGRAYKPLLDKLGLTYTQYVTLVALSEEDDQTVSMLGEKLFLESNTLTPILKKLEADGYLQRRRDPSDERQVRLTLTPAGRELVDADPGSALLDATGLGDDFPVVQQSVATLRDNLLRSTQPGSRKE